The Neodiprion lecontei isolate iyNeoLeco1 chromosome 2, iyNeoLeco1.1, whole genome shotgun sequence genome segment CTAATTGTACtgataatgaaaaaagttattcgtaagcttgaaaaaattcgaatacatatatttgggaatgtataaacatatatatatatatatacgtatacatgtatatatgtatttatttatttatttatttatcatagGAAACAGTTTCAAATAATCTAAtacttttgaaattcagttAGTCTAGAACTGATCAGTCTGGTCAAATTTCATGCCTTATTTCTAGGATTGATCTGTGATTTTTCGAAGCTGTATAGCTGTAAGTAGTAATATTAATGTAAGGAaagatttatttgaattgaagaagactttttcaactatttttatGGTATGTTATCATCtctagtttaaaaaaatgaagtgTCTTTGGCATGGATttgcgttgaaaaatttaacgattcACTGTTCAGTAGGAAAGAAATCAttacatttataatataaacttGTTTTCGCACTATGAATCAAGTGAGAAGAAATGTTGTAATTTCCAAATATAGTCGCCACACATCTTGGAATTCTATTCTTACATCGATTTACAATGTATATTACATGATTTTCATGATGTAACAATTGCGACGACAAAAGTATAATGCAATCGATATCGGCTATCTCTTTCAATGGGAAATTGTTACACAAGACACTCTTGGAAAGATGGTTGAGGAGATGAAGAGATATTAAACGCGTTGCTGAGAGAAGGAGAGCGagtaattttattgaattaaaaaactgAGGAGATTTTCTCTCTAGCAATAAGCACAGCTGTTCTCTGCCGAGTTTGGTAAACATGTTCGACCTCTCTTATCTATGATCGGTAATTTGACTGATATAGTACTAAATGAATGCATACATTATTCGAGTATCGGAGAATAACAACAAACAAACAGGGTTGTTATTGATTAATTTAatcattcattttctttctttattttatgcTTCTTTGCAATGTGTAACTGCTTCAAGACACCAactttaataatatttttatatttgaatctttgaacttgaaagaaaatgtaCTGTATATTTTTCAGATCTTAACAGTCTGATTTGAACCATTCTGCGGATAACGCTTCTGGTGGTTCCGACACAATATATAgacataaataattgtaaatcaTCTATGTACGCAATCGGCGCAGGAAGATATAAAAGTTCTAAAGCAGTTGTACAAGAACCGGCGTATCACGTTGATTCATCTCCAACAGTATTTGTGCAATATGATTGAGCTAATCAAGACCGGCTTGCATTCATCtctaaattgaaatattcgtACATGTAATGCTCCGTAAATAAagtcgaattatttttatgaacTTGAGTTGAATTGAGTTAACACgttcaatatattttacatccTACTATATTAATCTTATAGCGCATAGTTTAAAAACAATCCTTTACCtcatcaatttcattttaatgtGATATCAACTATAGTAAGTGAATTATCTCCAACGCTGGCTCAATATAATaatgacaacaacaacaacaacaataataataatgatgacaATAATCCTAGTCGAAGGACATATGAATAGAAGTTCGTAAGCACATTGATTAATTGGCCACCAGATCAAATTCGTGTAATTATATACgtagaaaagaataaaaatgcaaatgGCTAAAGACAAGAGAACACAAAATAAGCATAATAAAAGTGTACAGTGTACGATGAATGGATtaaaatacataatttttaattacagatTCATATTGTGTTTTAATAATCATCCCACTAATCCTTTGACTTATTCCATCATTAATTAAGTTTTATGACATCAATTCCATAAAAGTAGAGGGTTTCTTGAATCTGGTATTTCACACTTATAATTCAGTCTCACTtttggagggaaaaaaattatttctcatctATATTTGGGTACGAAAGACCTGCTTCGAGAGATCCTCACGGTGTGCGAATCATTATGTATGGGTGTAAAATGTATGTAAATTGTAATGCTATCAATgtcattgaatttttccaatattctattatttaggaaaaaaaaaaaaaaactgcccaAATTAGAAAACCTGAAAGTAAGAAAACATACGAAGAACATAACAAATTAGGACGTTTGTATATTTGAATGAGACATGCATAATAATTGTTTACAGCTGAAAATGTGAACCGCGAGGACTTGATATCAACATATAGGAAGTCATGTTTACGGCATAATACGAATCCGCTGGAAAGTGTTTTAGCGCAGCTAGAGGTAATACTATACTCAACAGAAACCatatattcaataattatacgttACGTCTAACATATTTTGTATTACAATAAGCGAGTCTTACTAAACCTCGAAATACAATTCGACTCTCAAGGCGAGAGTATCGAACCTCTGGATTTTTGATTCTGCACAAATTTTTAGGGTCGTTTCCTAGGCTGAAAATACGTAGTTTCATCTAATAAACCTTTCCTCACTCCGCTTGTAATTGATTATATTAGCAGTTTGATGAGTGAAATGGCATAGAAAATTAAACCTGTTATGGTGTTTGCGTTAAATACTAATTTTGATAGTTCTCTATGGATGGAGTATTCCGTAGGATTTCACGGAATCAACTACAAACAGGTATATTATTTCAGAGTAATAGTGAAATAACTACGAATTTTCGACCGAACAAAGGAAGGTCCATTAGATGAAACTATGCATCAGGAGCTTCATATTTTGAGGCAAAGAAACACCCCTAGAAGTATTAGTAGAATCCATGATCCGGAAAGCCTGGaatttatgtaataattattatcgtttttgGGAACAGAAGCTGGATATCACAAACGATCGTTGTGAAACGTTGTGCTTACGTGGACAGAAACTTGAACAAAACCAATGCGAATCATTGGaagagattttgaaaagaatccAGTTTAAGAATATAAATTTGGAGGCGACATCGTTGGAGGATGAGGTaaagtgaaattgaacaaGGACAAACAacttgttttttcgtttttgctATGTATCAGATTGAATTTGTACCTTTTATTTCAGAGCGCCGTAGCATTGTTTGATATGATGGAATACTACGAATCGGCAGTCCAACTGAACATTTCGTCTAATAGGTATATAAGTACGCGTGGCTGGCAAGCTTGTTCACATATGATCAAAAAAGTATGTTGTTTAATAAATCATAAGTAGTATTTATAAAGTTTAGTAATAATGAATTCAAGTCGAAGAATATTTCGAAACCAACTGCCAGATATCTCCTCTGGCAAAACTGACATCGTTCTACTCTTTCCGTGTTTAGACCCAATGTCTTGAACAGCTGGAAGCCAAAAATGTTGTTCTGCATGAACACTACATGCCCATACTAAGTAGAGCTTTAAGGATTGCGTCGCACCTGCAAGTTCTCAAATTGGAAAATTGTGCGCTTTCGGGCCGACCGATATGCATTTTAGGTATTTATTTAAAGTATTATTGCCACGtctgtattttctttcaaaaacaatttgtcGATAtcaatatgaaataaaatgtttatttCACCGCCGAAAGTATGCTGTTgtaatacatttatatttttgtttcggcAGTTGCAGCGCTAAAACTGAATACTGGATTGAAGGAATTGTACTTGGCTGATAATGATCTTGAACCACAAGACGCGATGCAGCTAGGATCACTCCTGAGGACCAATAATCACTTACAACTGTTGGACGTTAGGTGTGCATTGTTTTTAAATACGAAAGTGCGAGTGACGGTTGGTAAATACTTACGAGTTTGtgataatttaaatttcttgcaTTATCACAAACGGCCATACTTCATATTTCCGTACACTTGATTCACCGGAGAATTTTAACGTTAATTCATGCGGGTTCGGACTTTAATAAATTgcacaaaatattttctcgaCACTGTTTCTGTAATCTTGCGTTACTGTCCCACCAGCAATAACAACATCCAAGATGGCGGTTTGGGCCACATTTCCGATGGTCTAGTCGAACAGCGGCTCGACGACAAGGATGGAAAAGGATTGGGCATTTTGGTACTCTGGAATAATCACATAACCAGAAACGGTTCGCAGCATATTAGTAGAGCAATCGTGAGTACACTCCTATTTTCAATCGACCAGTTTCACTGTTCTTTCCATGACACGTTAGAAATCTAAAAGTGCCATTTCCTCACTCAGTCGCGGTCCAAAACGCTGGAAATGTTGAACATCGGACAAAACATGCTGACCAACGAATTCCTGCATATAATTAAGGACTCGTTACAACAGAATCGCACTCTTCTAAGATTGGGCATGCAATCCACTCATCTTACCTGCGAGGCTGGTGTCATCTTGTCGGAAATCATCTCCGTGAATCACGTCATACAGGTTCGTTAGCTGTTTCGGAAAATCGGCAATACGTTCGCTTAGACATAAATATTCTTATACTTGTGTGAAAAAAGTCAATCCTTTCCGTCAAGGGGTCGTGCTCAGGCAGATAGCCGCAAAAATGTGATTTTcgggaactttttttttctactgtaAGATATTTCTCGGAACATATCCATGTATTTAAACACGTATATTTTAATGAACATGATATGGTCATTCTCTCGGAGATTCTCTGAAAAAGATGTTTTGCAGTGTGCACTGATTtgaaaaagtatcgaaaaagattatatttttcgtattGAATTGTGTACGCCTtgaacgattattttttcaaaatgttgatTTGGGACAAAATGGGGGATGCTCCGTGTTGACGTTTCGATTTTCGGTTAAATAAAACCTGGTCTTAGTCAATCGAAAAGAATCTGTGcatcgaaaaaaatcgttcgttcaaaaattgatgtttCTTAATCTTCTACACGCCTGCAAAATTTAAAGTAAATCGATGCAGTGGTTTCCAAGATATTTGCAAACTGCGATTTGAAAAACATGTTTCACATTTCACGACTGAtatactgaaattttcatggtATATTCTCCGAATTTTATGCTTTAACAAGAAATGTCAAAATCCAAAAATCGAATTCTTTAACCTTTTGACTCAGTTGACCCCTGATTTGATGGATTAtatggtgaattttttatagttTCATAAAACTTGTGTTACAGAGAATCGATTTACGAGATAATCATTTGCAAATCGCTGGACTAATGGCGCTTGCGTTtgctttgaagaaaaataaaagtgtaaCTCAGATCGACTTGGACGATGAGCCGCGAAAGAAATTGGTAAGTTTATGTGTGAAACTACGAACTGGTCTTTCTCTTTTGCACTCTATTGTCGTTTTGCGAAACTTCGCGCACATTTTAAGACACTGTTTCAATTAGCGTCTGTAAAGTAAACTTCCGAaggttttgaattttgtatacTCCAACCTCTTCAGCATAGAAATATGACTTTGAATCAAGCATATCCCTTTAATAAAGTGGGTGGGCTGATAGTTTGTTGTAATATTTGGAATCATCAGAAACTGCGGAACACTGTTTGCTTTTTGACAAAATGTGTCACTTAGAGACGTGTTTATTTCgtagaaaaaagtttcgaatagCAGTTCACTCGTAAGAGCTAGTATTAAGAATCTGACCTTGCTTACTCGTCTTTCTCATTAGATCGGTCAACTggactgaaatttttcatttataagaACACACACGCGAATTTTGATGTAACGAAGTGTAAATTTTCTAGCTCTTTCGGATCTCGTATCTAAACTACCTTAATTAATAGGATTGTGGGATAGGAGTCAAAATGTCAAAAGATTAGAGATTAAAATGGTAacaatatcgaaatttcaaaaaggcAAAACTGTTTTACGTAATTTTAAAATGTAGTCATTTGcaataatatatacaaaaatCAAAGCGCGACAAAGTAAAGTACATACCTAGAAAGCTAAATAAAATACAGAGTCGATAGAATTCCTTCGATAATCCCGACGATTCTATAAGTGCTTTGACTAATTgcaattttctcattctttgtGAGGATCCACACGTTTTGGCCTCCTATAGTTAAAGTCTTCTACATTCtgacttttatatatatttcgactttctacattttgatattccatgaaatttattttcgcgTCTTTGCAAATTTGATATTGCAACCCTTCCACGCGCATTctatttctacatttttaccACCGTCTAGAATAGTGTTTTTGGCTGTAATTTGTGGataaaacaaactttttctcCCCAGGACGGAACGGTGGAACAATATCTTGCACTGGTGACTGAGATTCGTGACTACTGCACGCATAACGAGGAGCCTCGGTTAATGGAGGGCAGTATCGAGGAGTCAGAAAGCCCCGAACACCGTGGCCGGCTGTCTAGCATGAGCTCTCGTAAGATCTCGCTGACATGTCAGACCCTGCCGCGGTCACCTCCCCCGATATTCTCCGACGGATCCGGGCCTGGTCGAACCTTGCTAGAGCCAAAACGCACCAGCGGCGGCCGTCTCCGCTCACCCGCACCGAGTCCGATTCCTTCTCCAGTAGCGAGTCCCATTCCCAGTCCGTCCCGGGGCCGTTTCGTGGTCTCGAGGGTATCGGAGAGTTCGCTGAGCTCCACGAACTCTTCGGCGTCCTCTTCCCCCGTGAATCCGCCATCGTCCCGAAGCTCCTCGCCGACCTGTTTCTTCCCCCCCGCGACGCCCGGTGCCTCACGTTTTCGCGTGACGGTCGTCGAAATGGCAAATTCCAAGCCCGCTGCGCCCAAATCCGTGATCACCTCAACTAACACCAACGTTACGGTCGGCTTTCAGTTCAGAGTCGAAACCGGCGTCCGAGCCAATTCCCAGGACAGCGACGATGACGTGTTTAAAACAGACCCAGAAACTAATACGAATAACCCAATTGATACTAAGAACAAACCTGATCTGCATGTCGGTTCCAGTGTCAGTCCCACGTCTGACGATTCAAATCCCGACAATCTCAGCGAGGTAActgttaaaattcaaaaaactggAGAGATGCGGTGCGTCGTTAAGGATATCATTCACGACAAGGAACATCCAGACTGCACCGATTCAAATCTTTCGGACATTTCCACGACGCCGAGATGCAAAAACGAAAGTGACGCGTGTGTCTTGGCTGAGGTCAAAAGTGCGGTAAAGGATAACGATGATCATAACGAACTCGATGAGGACAAATCcatttcgtcgaaaaatgagaaCAACGTTACCTTTTCACGGTCTACAAAAAGTTCGTGCGTTCAAAAGCCGCCGTCCAGTCTGGAAAAATTGTTGGGATTATTCCAACACCCGGGAAGTTTGTTCTCAAGTTCGGCGAACGTTGCGGACAAGCTTGAGATCAAGAATCCGTTACAGAACAAGGTGAACACAGTGATGGCGCTCGGCGATAAATTCCACCAGTATTTGCGGGACGGAAGAGGTAGTAGAGAATGCTCGCCGCAGCCGCCTTTGCAGAGATCGGTTTCCGACGCCCAACAGCCTGCGTCAAAATTGGACCCAGTAAAATCGTCCAGCGTCCCTCAACTCTCCAGTCTCCAGGCATTGACGAGCGTTTTCGCGCCGTCTAATCCCGTGGAGAAGCACGAAAAGGACGGGAGCAAAAACGATATCACGACTTTAGGCAGGAGTGTCGAAAATCCTGAACGATTGGCGCAACAAGTACCttcgattgattttcaagataATTCGTTTAGTAATACAATAATGCCAATGCCCAAGTGCAGGTCCGAAGACAACGAGACATTGAATAGGATAAGTGAACAGCCGTTACCTGAAATTGTGCAATCAAAAGTAATTAACAATATAAATAGAAGTGACGATTTAGGATTATTGAAAGATCTTGCTGTTGAGCCAAATACAAtgacaacaataacaacaacaacaattttagACACTAATGGGATTAATATTGTAAATAGTGTACCAGTGAACATTATGCTGGATAACAAACTGACTATTTGTGTACCTAAGCTAAAAGATATACCTGAGTATTCAGTCCTAGACATAAGTGGAATTGAAGTAGAGCCAGGGGGTGTTAAGGTAGAGCCGGCAGATAACGCCAAGGTTTtagagaaaataatatgtgATAGCAGCACGACAGACAGTATTAACCTGACTAGTGAtagaaattcttcttcttcttcacctcataataatataatatgtgaTAAACAGAATGTAGTTAGTGTAGTTAATTTAGGCACGTCGGATGTCCTTGAtcatgatgatgacgatgatggtAACTTACAAGCGCAAATCCAAACATCGCCACCCTCTGAGCACCCACCCACACAAAACATTTCTCCGACACTCTGCAGCGACGCTGATGATGAAGAAATTGCGCTGAatatatgtaaaaataatgatagtaGTTATAGTAAGAGTAGCAAAATAGAAGAACCGAAAGACGATCATCGCGTGAACATTAATCTGCTAGAGAATCAAATCGCTAACGCGATTTACACTGATCACAATACAAATACGGGTAGCGAAGAACCTCTAAAAAATACGTCTATTTTACATAATACACGTGCGAACGGTTCGGGGGAAACGAGAAATGCGAATGCTTGCCGTAGGGATGAAGTTATGCATCCTGAGAGTACAATTGTGCACCACGACGAAGACAATAAACTTCGCTCGTCCGCCCCTACGATAAAGACCATAGAGACCATATTCAAAGACAAAGTACACAATATCTCATACGACGACGCGATAAAAAATCTCAACGACATCGTCCTGAATCGAGAGTCATTGAACGCAGTCAGTCGCCTGAAACAGATTCCGGCTTCCCGTTCCGTAGAAAATGACGCTACCAAGCACCAAGTTAGTTCGACCGAAGAGAGCGCCGACGGTTCCGTAGAGTTCGACAGATCGGACGGAGACGAGCTGATATTCAACATGACTGACATTTCCACGGATGTCGCAATGCTTGAAGACCAATTTTTCTCCACGGCGAATCGGTCAAACGACTCGGCGGAAATACGGCAGTCCAATTCCTGCAACGCGAATGCGAACGCGACGGTGAACAAGAACCAACTGAAATCATCAAATTCTTCTCAGGCTGTACAATCGCCGACGAGTTTATTCATCGAAAAATCCAAGGGCGTGCACAGGAACAGCCACGATTCGGGCATCGAGGAGACTAACTTATCCGTGTCAGCCGACAGCATTCCGGAACGCAGCGCGAAGCCACCGTTTCAAGAGAGCACCGAATCCGTGATCGACTCGGAATGGTCTTTCGCTGGCGTCGAATCGGAGGATTCCAGCGCCGATTTGATTAAGGACAAGATGGCGGTATCCGGGGAGATTGATACTGGCAATAACAACAAAGACAGCGGTGATGAAATCAACGAATCGAAGTCTAACGAAGCTTTGATCGGCGGTACTGAGAGCGAGAACAAGTCCATAGAGAAATTGTTGGTCGAAATAAGCTCGGAAGGAAGAGATAATGAGATTTCTGGGTGCTCTGCTGTTGTCTGCTCTATAAGGTGAGTTGATAAGAATTGCCGATCATGACATATGAGCAGTATGCTAAATTCGGGTTTGCAGTGTCAAGGCACAGCCCTCAGAATCACAAAATTACAATGCACAGCTTTTCATATTTTGTATTCGTACATCCTTTACACCATCTATCAGAACGTATGCATTGACGTCGAAAGGCGCTATCTGGTGGCGGAAAGTATACAAAACTCGGAAACAGtcgtaattaaatttcaaagtccgtttctttcctttttgttttacGGTAAATCATATTATTATGACAAAATAGAAGCTTGACAGCTTGTACCAAGGTTTTTATGCCTTGATATTGGTAGAATTGGCCCAAACGTTCGACTGTTTTTTCGGCGCTATATTACTTAGCCGACTCCATATTTTGGATACCATCGAAACAATTAAAGAAACAGATCTCGAGTTAAGAAATTTCGAAAGTAAACCACATGATCCTAAAACAGTTTTTGAATATCGACTGCTCAAAAATGTTGCTAGATTTTTACGGATTGCCGTAAAAACCCAATATAGGTTAAAATATATCGTCGTTTCCCACTCTTTTTATGATTATAACGCGCGTATTAATGGCGGTATCAATAGGGATTTGTTTAGTcccgtgaaaaaattgaaaccaaTAATAACAGGAACAAAACATTTTGCTTTGTATATcttttattaatataatatagtGTAGTGTTGGAAGCTTATCgtatacatgatatatataACAAACAGATATTATATTCGGTTTTTTGTTAGCCGTAAGAAAgcttaaaactttttttttacgctacCGCTATGTCCCGTTTATTAACACTTATTCCTACTTACTATATTGgcttatcatttttaataacacctATGATTGACAATGATGCACGTCCGTTGCAAAATGGAAGTGAAAGTTGTATCTTAAGGTGTttacatcattattatcattataaaataattttgctttttcgctaaaattaaacatttgCCATTATCAaatcgtggaaaaaaattcggtcGAATAATTCTACTCATAGTTCCAACTTGTCGATCGTGGgattgtaaatttattcgaaagagatcagatttaaaaaaaaaaaaaacattacattACGTTAAACGATAAACGATAAccgataaaaaacaaaagataaaaaataaaaaatgaaacgcaaagcaaacaaaatacaaaagaaaataatgaatagaTAGAGAAAGAAAGTTAGAGCTAATTTTACGAAAGAAGTGTATTTCAGTGTAGTTATATTAGGGAGGTATTCTAGATATTcgatatttaataattatgaattttgtaACGGTTGTTAATAAAGAAGTATTTTAAAgtctcatatttttatttaatcatcggtataattttttttttcttgaagtttttttgatttcctGTATTACCaacatcgattttttattGTCCGTGTGTCTTTTTTGactaatacaaaaataataataactctTTCCAATAACCGAGGCTTACTAAAAATCTGTATCAATCTTGCACTGATTCAAATATTCCAACACTACCAATTTACTAAATGTCATAACAAGCAAATCGTTTAATAATTACAAAGAAAGTCTTATGCGGTATAAACAGTCCATTTCATCAAAAAAGTAATACAATCCAAAGTATTCTCTGTGCGCGATAGTCTTcacaaattattataaataaaaatatgtatgtcaataataaattcgaaaaatacagtttagTATAGCAAAATAGTTGTAGGCTTGTCACTACTTGATGTGGCAATATAAATATTAGGGTTTTTCACACCTAAAAACATTATTGTATTTCCTAATGGCACATGAAAAAAATGCTTGCTTCTGGTCCAAAAAGAAGCCTCGAAAAGACTGAGCACCGTAGCGCTAGTTTTAGGGTGTGCGAAAACGATCGttttaaaaaagtgaaaaattgatattggCACCCCTTTAATCAGTTTATCtctttcatattttacaaaaaaaaaaaaatgcatttcgGCCCAAAAAGATTGTCTAAATCGCATTACAAAAACGCTTTTATAGAAGGATCGCAAAAAATGCCGTAATGCCTATATCCGCATTTTTCTGTAATCCGCTTGATAATCTTCCTGTGCCATTAtgcatttttttgtaaaatacgaAAGCGATAATGCGTGTTAAGGGGGTACTAATTTCGACTTTGCACTTTTTTAAAAGAATCGCTTTCGCACAACCTAATATTGGTGCTACAGTGCTCAGTTCTTTCGAGCTTCTTTTTAAACCGGAAGCAAGCATTTTTTTCACGCGACCGTAGAAGATTCGATGAAATGTTTAATCGTGAAACACTTTGATAAacgtgtaataaaattgaccGTTGAAAAGACAAATTTTAGATGACAAAAATTTCCACAGTCACCAATGACGCGGGGAGTGATGATTCCTCGGAGGATACGGAAGAAGTCACAGACGCCGACGATGATATCGAGAATCTGTTCAACTACGACGAGTTTGCGCAAATTAAACGAGAAGTCGAACCCCGTTATCGTCGAGCCGTTAACTGGCGAGTTTGAGCAGCAGCTTTATGtatgtattgaaaaatcagcactataaataacaattttaaGAATTTGTAATATAGTTTCAATCGTCGGCAGTATAAAGCTatccaaaataaattttttcaccaaacttGCCGACTTAACTGTTTCAccgatttcatatttttttttttttttttttttgttattcacaCCGATGTCAATTTCTGACATATACTATATCCTCACCTCTATTGTTGTTATGTACGAGTTATACAAAAATCGCGAGTAGATCTCGTATGTAaaagtataatatgtatataatataacattgGAATTAATCATCTTGCCagaatgttttattttaatatttattatgttgtattatgattattattattattacgttttTGTTATTCTCTGACAATGGTGGTAGACTGAAATTCACATTATCGAGCCTTTTATATGTACCTACATGGCAACTTCATACAAAGCTacagattgaaattatattatttaaagAATATCTTAATAGGAACGAATGATTTCAGACTAAATACTTTCATCGATGAACTCGAAACACTGTTATGAAATAATCACAAGATAATCTCTTTATCAAAACAAATGAAGATTATGTGCACGTATATGTGACACACAATCCAAGTGAAGTGAGTGAAGAAAAGATCAAATTAAGTCTACCTcgagttttttattttatggattttcgaattctttttatttgttcgaaatttcgagaaaCCAGTTAAATTAAAATGTACTTgacttgtgtatttttttcaggttTTGTATATTACCAGTAAAATCTGAGTACTTGCAAAGTTGTTAGACGCATAGaaacttcaaaaaaattatttccgacAACTTGCATCGAAAGATTattgaatatgaaatatttgacCTGAAAAgttatacttgaaaaattcataattcgGTTACTTTTCAGATTGAGAAGCTAAAAATTTGTCAGATTTCTTTTATCTTCAGAATTTctatgagaaaatttgatgtGATAAATGTTCCATGTACAAATATGTGCATATGATTAGCTACAATTATGTTTGTAAATACACAAATTGAGTTTCGCAACATTACTTAAGTTTTCATAATatcgaatataaattattcaattatataaaacaatgtatattaaaaaaaaaaataattaattcttaGATCTAAAATTCTTAGTtaataattgcaaaaatattgCGGATAAATCATGCTAGactaattataatttacaacCCTAATCTGGACCATTTGTTTCATAATGAAATTTCCATTTATACCGCAGCATCTGCTACGTTCGTTTCAGACTGATATTTTCCCTGTCACCCAATACTTTAAGGATTCTTCACGACGATAAAATATCTCAATAGCTGAGAGTGcaagttttgtaaaatatattaatcATCGCTCTGTCTATAAATCTGAATAATATGT includes the following:
- the LOC107227930 gene encoding uncharacterized protein LOC107227930, with product MDQGGSNSTAQICESPPSPTLADSGQTPLHPPDSSASSIDAEPKRRTRSGNSAEGRRFGGGLAGRRKWPPRRVSFPSNDTHLVTGYLEPANPWECAENVNREDLISTYRKSCLRHNTNPLESVLAQLEKLDITNDRCETLCLRGQKLEQNQCESLEEILKRIQFKNINLEATSLEDESAVALFDMMEYYESAVQLNISSNRYISTRGWQACSHMIKKTQCLEQLEAKNVVLHEHYMPILSRALRIASHLQVLKLENCALSGRPICILVAALKLNTGLKELYLADNDLEPQDAMQLGSLLRTNNHLQLLDVSNNNIQDGGLGHISDGLVEQRLDDKDGKGLGILVLWNNHITRNGSQHISRAISRSKTLEMLNIGQNMLTNEFLHIIKDSLQQNRTLLRLGMQSTHLTCEAGVILSEIISVNHVIQRIDLRDNHLQIAGLMALAFALKKNKSVTQIDLDDEPRKKLDGTVEQYLALVTEIRDYCTHNEEPRLMEGSIEESESPEHRGRLSSMSSRKISLTCQTLPRSPPPIFSDGSGPGRTLLEPKRTSGGRLRSPAPSPIPSPVASPIPSPSRGRFVVSRVSESSLSSTNSSASSSPVNPPSSRSSSPTCFFPPATPGASRFRVTVVEMANSKPAAPKSVITSTNTNVTVGFQFRVETGVRANSQDSDDDVFKTDPETNTNNPIDTKNKPDLHVGSSVSPTSDDSNPDNLSEVTVKIQKTGEMRCVVKDIIHDKEHPDCTDSNLSDISTTPRCKNESDACVLAEVKSAVKDNDDHNELDEDKSISSKNENNVTFSRSTKSSCVQKPPSSLEKLLGLFQHPGSLFSSSANVADKLEIKNPLQNKVNTVMALGDKFHQYLRDGRGSRECSPQPPLQRSVSDAQQPASKLDPVKSSSVPQLSSLQALTSVFAPSNPVEKHEKDGSKNDITTLGRSVENPERLAQQVPSIDFQDNSFSNTIMPMPKCRSEDNETLNRISEQPLPEIVQSKVINNINRSDDLGLLKDLAVEPNTMTTITTTTILDTNGINIVNSVPVNIMLDNKLTICVPKLKDIPEYSVLDISGIEVEPGGVKVEPADNAKVLEKIICDSSTTDSINLTSDRNSSSSSPHNNIICDKQNVVSVVNLGTSDVLDHDDDDDGNLQAQIQTSPPSEHPPTQNISPTLCSDADDEEIALNICKNNDSSYSKSSKIEEPKDDHRVNINLLENQIANAIYTDHNTNTGSEEPLKNTSILHNTRANGSGETRNANACRRDEVMHPESTIVHHDEDNKLRSSAPTIKTIETIFKDKVHNISYDDAIKNLNDIVLNRESLNAVSRLKQIPASRSVENDATKHQVSSTEESADGSVEFDRSDGDELIFNMTDISTDVAMLEDQFFSTANRSNDSAEIRQSNSCNANANATVNKNQLKSSNSSQAVQSPTSLFIEKSKGVHRNSHDSGIEETNLSVSADSIPERSAKPPFQESTESVIDSEWSFAGVESEDSSADLIKDKMAVSGEIDTGNNNKDSGDEINESKSNEALIGGTESENKSIEKLLVEISSEGRDNEISGCSAVVCSISHQ